In a single window of the Elaeis guineensis isolate ETL-2024a chromosome 4, EG11, whole genome shotgun sequence genome:
- the LOC105043456 gene encoding serine/arginine-rich splicing factor RS31 isoform X1, producing the protein MRPVFCGNFDYDTRQSELERLFGRYGRVDRIDVKSGYAFVYFEDEHDAEDAIRGLDDIPFGYSRRRLSVEWSRQGERGPRHGFRSMTNMRPTKTLFVINFDPIRTRVRDIERHFEPYGKILNVQIRRNFAFVQFETQEEATKALECTNMRKILDRVVSVEYAFRDDGEHGDRRDSPRRGGYGRRDVSPYGRSVSPVYHRDRTSPDYGRAHSPVYDRYDRPSYDRSRSPDYGHYRSRSPVRRSRNEASGLWEQIISRLSLVLLCIGSFYPFD; encoded by the exons ATGAGGCCGGTGTTCTGCGGAAATTTCGACTACGATACTCGCCAATCGGAGCTGGAGCGGCTTTTTGGCAGATATGGAAGGGTGGACCGCATCGACGTGAAATCTG GGTATGCTTTTGTTTATTTTGAAGATGAACATGATGCTGAAGATGCCATACGAGGCCTTGATGATATTCCATTTGGCTATAGTAGGCGCAGGCTGTCTGTTGAGTGGTCAAGG CAAGGAGAACGTGGTCCACGACATGGCTTTAGGTCAATGACAAACATGAGGCCCACTAAAACACTTTTTGTTATCAATTTTGATCCAATCCGGACTAGGGTCAGGGACATTGAAAGGCATTTTGAACCTTATGGGAAGATTTTGAATGTTCAGATCAGGAGGAACTTTGCATTCGTGCAGTTTGAAACCCAGGAGGAAGCCACAAAGGCCCTTGAATGTACAAATATGAG AAAGATATTGGATCGTGTTGTATCGGTTGAGTATGCCTTTAGGGATGATGGTGAGCATGGTGACAGGAGGGACAGCCCTCGAAGGGGTGGTTATGGAAGGCGTGATGTTAGCCCATATGGTCGCTCTGTTAGTCCAGTGTACCACAGGGATCGCACAAGTCCTGACTATGGTCGTGCCCATAGTCCTGTCTATGATCGATATGACAGACCATCATATGATAGGAGCAGAAGTCCTGATTATGGTCATTATCGAAG CCGCTCTCCTGTCAGAAGGTCTAGGAAtgaagcatctggattgtgggaACAAATCATCAGTAGACTGTCATTAGTACTTCTCTGTATCGGTTCCTTTTACCCCTTTGATTAG
- the LOC105043456 gene encoding serine/arginine-rich splicing factor RS31 isoform X2 — MYAGYAFVYFEDEHDAEDAIRGLDDIPFGYSRRRLSVEWSRQGERGPRHGFRSMTNMRPTKTLFVINFDPIRTRVRDIERHFEPYGKILNVQIRRNFAFVQFETQEEATKALECTNMRKILDRVVSVEYAFRDDGEHGDRRDSPRRGGYGRRDVSPYGRSVSPVYHRDRTSPDYGRAHSPVYDRYDRPSYDRSRSPDYGHYRSRSPVRRSRNEASGLWEQIISRLSLVLLCIGSFYPFD, encoded by the exons ATGTATGCAG GGTATGCTTTTGTTTATTTTGAAGATGAACATGATGCTGAAGATGCCATACGAGGCCTTGATGATATTCCATTTGGCTATAGTAGGCGCAGGCTGTCTGTTGAGTGGTCAAGG CAAGGAGAACGTGGTCCACGACATGGCTTTAGGTCAATGACAAACATGAGGCCCACTAAAACACTTTTTGTTATCAATTTTGATCCAATCCGGACTAGGGTCAGGGACATTGAAAGGCATTTTGAACCTTATGGGAAGATTTTGAATGTTCAGATCAGGAGGAACTTTGCATTCGTGCAGTTTGAAACCCAGGAGGAAGCCACAAAGGCCCTTGAATGTACAAATATGAG AAAGATATTGGATCGTGTTGTATCGGTTGAGTATGCCTTTAGGGATGATGGTGAGCATGGTGACAGGAGGGACAGCCCTCGAAGGGGTGGTTATGGAAGGCGTGATGTTAGCCCATATGGTCGCTCTGTTAGTCCAGTGTACCACAGGGATCGCACAAGTCCTGACTATGGTCGTGCCCATAGTCCTGTCTATGATCGATATGACAGACCATCATATGATAGGAGCAGAAGTCCTGATTATGGTCATTATCGAAG CCGCTCTCCTGTCAGAAGGTCTAGGAAtgaagcatctggattgtgggaACAAATCATCAGTAGACTGTCATTAGTACTTCTCTGTATCGGTTCCTTTTACCCCTTTGATTAG
- the LOC105036861 gene encoding uncharacterized protein, translating to MEKKESTTPSPLNMCEKLFNAFKPVFRPLRYLTFHHRGPGGITNPSSTRPNPSQDSGAKDPSPRKQLAIAPKAEPRQPLPKPLAPPPPPPPPPPPFESVPVRKVPDKAVPSLAPPKAVTTLQPAAPQAPKPQPLPPEGAAAKKNINERVEDYIKSAKAKMRTGSGVGRAPNSQ from the coding sequence ATGGAGAAGAAGGAATCAACCACCCCTAGCCCCTTAAACATGTGCGAGAAGCTCTTCAACGCCTTCAAACCCGTTTTCCGCCCACTCCGCTACCTCACTTTCCACCATCGGGGACCTGGAGGCATCACCAATCCTTCGTCGACTCGGCCAAACCCCTCTCAGGACTCCGGCGCAAAAGATCCCAGTCCTCGAAAACAACTGGCCATTGCACCCAAGGCTGAACCGCGCCAACCACTGCCAAAGCCTTtagcgccgccgccgccgccgccgccaccaccaccaccttTTGAATCAGTCCCAGTTCGGAAGGTTCCCGACAAGGCGGTGCCGAGCCTGGCACCACCAAAGGCGGTGACGACACTGCAACCGGCGGCACCACAGGCGCCGAAACCACAACCACTGCCTCCGGAGGGAGCAGCGGCAAAGAAGAATATTAATGAGAGGGTGGAGGATTATATCAAAAGCGCTAAGGCTAAGATGAGGACTGGCTCTGGTGTTGGAAGGGCGCCCAACTCTCAGTGA